The Rhodocytophaga rosea genome has a segment encoding these proteins:
- a CDS encoding glycosyltransferase family 4 protein — translation MQHLVFINSHPIQYNAPLYEKISCDNEINLLVLYCSDESIQGAKDKEFNVGVKWDIPLLKGYSYKFLKNYSWKPSIHNGFLGLINLSIITELHKIPRSIIVIHGWAYFTTVLAIILGKMYGHTVYLRGESPYNQEILKGKKNQLFKKIFLKNFLFHFVDKFLYIGEQNKRFYLSMGVDESQLIFTPYAVDNERFQNSYKILQKEKNSLKEKFNIPLHHKVILYVGKYIAKKRPIDLLSAFKNLKQKDVSLIMVGEGKLRTEMEYLIQNENIANVYLTGFVNQAEIIQYYAIADAFVMCSDIGETWGLSVNEAMNFSLPIIVSDMTGCSIDLVKNGINGFVFETGNIAQLTDYLAKILSLSEEELAMMGSKSFNLISNYGYENIITNIKQRTWQDKIITS, via the coding sequence ATGCAACATCTTGTTTTTATTAACTCTCATCCTATCCAGTATAATGCTCCTTTGTATGAGAAAATTTCCTGCGATAATGAAATTAATCTTTTGGTTCTGTATTGTTCCGATGAGAGTATTCAAGGTGCCAAAGATAAAGAATTCAATGTGGGAGTTAAATGGGATATACCTCTACTAAAAGGCTATTCATATAAATTTTTAAAGAATTATTCATGGAAACCCTCCATACACAATGGGTTTTTAGGATTAATAAATTTGTCAATTATTACTGAGTTACATAAGATACCTAGAAGTATAATAGTAATACATGGCTGGGCATATTTTACAACCGTACTTGCTATTATTCTAGGAAAAATGTATGGACATACTGTTTACCTACGGGGCGAAAGCCCATATAACCAGGAAATTTTAAAAGGAAAAAAGAACCAGTTATTTAAAAAAATATTTCTTAAAAATTTCCTTTTTCATTTTGTAGACAAGTTCTTATACATTGGAGAACAGAATAAACGCTTTTATTTATCTATGGGAGTTGATGAAAGTCAATTAATTTTTACCCCGTATGCAGTAGATAATGAAAGATTTCAAAACTCCTATAAAATACTTCAAAAAGAAAAAAACAGTCTGAAGGAAAAGTTTAACATACCCTTACACCATAAAGTTATTTTATATGTTGGAAAATATATTGCTAAAAAACGCCCTATAGATTTATTATCAGCATTCAAAAATTTGAAACAAAAAGATGTAAGCCTAATAATGGTTGGTGAAGGAAAACTGCGGACCGAGATGGAGTATTTAATTCAAAATGAAAATATAGCAAATGTGTATTTAACAGGTTTTGTTAACCAAGCAGAGATAATTCAATATTATGCTATAGCAGATGCATTTGTAATGTGTTCGGATATTGGAGAAACATGGGGGCTGTCTGTAAACGAGGCTATGAATTTTTCTTTACCTATTATAGTATCTGATATGACAGGATGTTCCATAGATTTAGTAAAAAACGGAATAAATGGATTTGTTTTTGAAACAGGGAATATAGCTCAACTGACCGATTATTTAGCTAAAATATTAAGCTTGTCTGAAGAAGAATTAGCTATGATGGGCAGTAAATCCTTTAATCTCATTTCTAATTATGGTTATGAAAATATTATAACCAATATTAAGCAAAGAACCTGGCAGGATAAAATAATTACATCTTAG
- a CDS encoding PID-CTERM protein-sorting domain-containing protein, producing the protein MKNTILKSFLVVSFISFFSMSSFALKPDTDIPHKGKDHPKKIPIDGGLSLLLAAGIGLGASKFLFQKKETSE; encoded by the coding sequence ATGAAAAACACAATTTTAAAATCATTTCTTGTTGTCTCTTTTATTAGTTTTTTCAGTATGTCAAGTTTTGCACTTAAGCCTGATACTGATATTCCTCATAAAGGAAAAGATCATCCCAAAAAAATTCCTATAGATGGTGGGTTAAGTTTATTACTTGCTGCAGGTATTGGCTTAGGTGCTAGTAAATTTTTATTTCAGAAAAAAGAGACTAGTGAATAA
- a CDS encoding glycosyltransferase family 4 protein, protein MKILIYSGPFYPKVGGMETTSLILAQQFHLAGNEVKLITVTPGNTNSDRQHFAYEVLRNPSLWKMLILIWECDIFFHKGISLKAFWPIVFFRRKFVVMHETWYSRDHNGKKGWQDQLKLFICRYIVNVAISKSIAQRIPAKSYVIPNPYESRIFTKIEGILRNKELIFLGRIVSDKGVDILLSALFLLKKRNITPVLSIVGEGPEKDSLLFQAKQLKIVDQIQFMGLKKGKELVNILNEHQILVVPSKWPEPFGIVSLEGIACGCVVVGSEQGGLKDAIGSCGVTFPNGNAEKLAETLYLLLTDQTKLLACRNNASFHLKNHSEEHIASLYLTIFKDLVNQN, encoded by the coding sequence ATGAAAATTCTTATTTATTCTGGCCCATTTTATCCTAAAGTTGGTGGGATGGAAACTACCTCTTTAATTTTAGCTCAACAATTTCATTTGGCAGGTAATGAAGTTAAATTAATAACTGTGACCCCAGGCAACACAAATTCTGATAGACAACATTTTGCTTATGAGGTACTAAGAAATCCGTCTTTATGGAAAATGCTAATACTTATCTGGGAATGTGATATCTTTTTTCATAAAGGCATCAGTTTAAAAGCTTTCTGGCCAATTGTTTTTTTTCGAAGAAAATTTGTGGTGATGCATGAAACATGGTATAGCAGAGATCATAATGGTAAAAAAGGATGGCAGGACCAATTAAAATTATTCATTTGTCGATATATAGTAAATGTTGCCATCAGTAAATCAATAGCTCAGCGTATTCCAGCCAAAAGCTATGTAATTCCCAACCCTTATGAAAGTAGGATATTTACTAAAATAGAAGGAATACTCCGGAACAAAGAACTCATATTTCTAGGAAGAATCGTTTCTGATAAAGGAGTAGATATTCTACTATCAGCACTTTTTTTACTTAAAAAAAGAAATATAACTCCAGTGTTATCAATAGTAGGAGAAGGGCCAGAAAAAGATTCATTACTATTTCAAGCAAAACAATTGAAAATAGTTGACCAGATACAATTTATGGGTTTGAAAAAAGGCAAAGAACTTGTTAACATATTAAACGAACATCAGATTTTAGTTGTGCCCTCCAAATGGCCGGAGCCATTTGGTATCGTTTCTTTAGAGGGAATTGCTTGTGGATGTGTGGTAGTAGGATCTGAGCAAGGAGGACTTAAGGATGCAATAGGATCTTGTGGTGTTACTTTCCCTAATGGAAATGCAGAAAAACTCGCTGAAACATTGTATTTATTATTAACAGACCAAACAAAGCTATTGGCTTGTCGGAATAACGCGTCTTTTCATTTGAAAAATCATTCTGAAGAACATATCGCAAGTCTTTATCTTACTATATTTAAAGATTTAGTTAACCAGAATTGA
- the xrtX gene encoding exosortase X, whose translation MHSNKQLYKFLIKALFLYVLWNVIYHSWISKDTKVEEKMTSSIALVSSRIMNWWGYNMQYKDYYENNHFEYSEIKYNNKPLVLIANPCNGLNLIMLFIGFIIAYPGNWRLKGVYIFFGSILICLINLIRVQILLLNSIHYQSSFEFNHKYTYTVAVYLCVFALWMIWANRFSNRKNLLILNKVASKTY comes from the coding sequence ATGCACTCTAATAAGCAACTATACAAATTTCTCATCAAGGCATTGTTTCTATATGTTTTATGGAATGTTATCTATCATAGCTGGATATCCAAAGATACTAAAGTCGAGGAAAAAATGACTTCTAGTATTGCCTTGGTAAGTAGTAGAATAATGAATTGGTGGGGCTACAATATGCAGTATAAAGACTATTACGAAAATAACCACTTTGAATACAGTGAGATTAAATATAATAACAAACCCTTAGTTCTTATTGCCAATCCGTGCAATGGGCTTAATCTTATTATGCTATTTATTGGTTTTATAATTGCATATCCAGGGAACTGGCGTTTAAAAGGTGTTTACATATTTTTTGGGAGTATTTTGATCTGCCTAATTAATTTAATACGTGTCCAGATATTGCTTTTAAACAGCATACATTATCAAAGTTCTTTTGAGTTCAATCATAAATATACTTATACTGTTGCGGTATATTTATGTGTTTTTGCACTTTGGATGATCTGGGCTAATCGGTTCAGTAATAGAAAAAACTTATTAATTTTAAATAAAGTTGCTAGTAAAACCTATTAG
- a CDS encoding glycosyltransferase family 4 protein, with the protein MKDFTVIFFQRKPRTYGNFSIEILFEAIRSKLPPFIHSKTVISKYESNGLWKRIYNTIEAYFRQGDINHVTGDVHFLTFLLKKKKTILTIHDCGFMNHPSRVARQILKLFWLKFPIARSELITVVSQATKDDILKHISCNPKKIVVIPNFILPGFNLFPKEFNSKQPRLLHIGTAPNKNLERLIEAIQGIDCQLDIIGKLNERQFKLLNNYNIQYTNYYNLTELEIIQRYHQCDILTFVSTFEGFGVPILEAQAIERAVITSSISSMPEVAGDGACLVDPYNVIDIRQGILRIIKDEEYRNQIIYKGKENVKHFKLEVIIKQYVNLYEQLLHS; encoded by the coding sequence GTGAAAGATTTTACTGTCATTTTTTTTCAGCGTAAGCCCCGTACGTATGGCAATTTTAGTATTGAAATATTATTTGAAGCCATTCGTTCAAAACTTCCTCCATTTATTCATAGCAAAACCGTAATATCAAAATACGAGAGTAATGGCCTTTGGAAGAGGATATATAACACTATAGAAGCTTATTTTCGGCAAGGTGATATAAATCATGTAACTGGAGACGTACATTTTTTAACTTTTTTGCTGAAAAAGAAAAAAACCATTTTAACTATTCATGATTGTGGCTTCATGAACCATCCATCAAGAGTAGCCAGGCAAATATTGAAGCTGTTTTGGTTAAAATTTCCAATTGCACGAAGCGAACTAATTACTGTTGTATCGCAGGCTACTAAAGATGATATACTAAAACATATTTCTTGCAATCCTAAGAAGATTGTAGTGATTCCTAATTTTATTTTACCAGGATTTAACCTTTTTCCAAAAGAGTTTAATTCAAAACAACCTAGGTTGCTACACATTGGAACAGCACCTAACAAAAATCTCGAACGGTTAATTGAAGCCATACAAGGCATTGATTGCCAGTTAGATATTATTGGAAAATTAAACGAAAGGCAATTTAAGTTATTAAATAATTATAATATACAGTATACAAATTATTATAACCTGACTGAACTAGAAATTATTCAAAGGTATCATCAATGTGATATACTTACATTTGTTTCCACATTTGAAGGATTTGGAGTACCTATTTTAGAAGCTCAAGCTATCGAACGTGCAGTGATTACAAGTAGTATTTCTTCAATGCCTGAAGTAGCTGGTGATGGGGCTTGTTTAGTTGATCCATATAATGTAATTGATATTCGACAAGGTATTTTGAGAATCATAAAAGATGAAGAATACCGCAACCAAATAATTTACAAGGGTAAAGAAAACGTGAAGCATTTTAAATTAGAGGTGATTATAAAACAATATGTAAATTTATATGAACAGTTACTTCACTCCTAA
- a CDS encoding WcaF family extracellular polysaccharide biosynthesis acetyltransferase, which translates to MTLYSVTTKVKTDLSKYDNSSYSTQASSIKKGCWYLLNILFLKNPLNPFTSLKVFFLKSFGAKVGKQVVIKPSVNIKYPWLLEIGHNVWIGENVWIDNLTKVIIQNNVVISQGAMLLTGSHNYTKPNFDLIVGEIILEEGVWIGAKSIVCPGVICKTHSVLAVNSVATKNLEPYFVYQGNPAEKKRERIIQ; encoded by the coding sequence ATGACTTTATATTCAGTTACAACAAAAGTAAAGACTGATTTATCCAAATATGATAATTCAAGCTATTCTACTCAGGCTTCTTCAATAAAAAAAGGATGCTGGTACTTGTTAAATATATTATTTTTAAAGAATCCATTAAATCCATTTACATCTCTAAAAGTTTTTTTCTTAAAAAGCTTTGGAGCTAAAGTAGGGAAACAAGTTGTAATAAAACCTAGCGTTAATATTAAATATCCATGGCTGTTAGAAATTGGACATAATGTATGGATAGGTGAAAATGTATGGATAGATAACCTGACAAAAGTAATTATACAAAACAATGTTGTCATATCACAAGGAGCAATGCTACTTACTGGTAGCCATAACTATACAAAACCTAATTTTGATTTAATTGTCGGGGAAATTATTTTGGAAGAGGGGGTATGGATAGGAGCAAAATCAATTGTTTGTCCAGGAGTAATTTGTAAAACACATAGCGTGTTAGCTGTAAATTCTGTGGCAACTAAAAATCTTGAGCCATATTTTGTTTATCAAGGCAATCCTGCAGAAAAGAAAAGAGAAAGGATCATACAATGA
- a CDS encoding MraY family glycosyltransferase produces MLSILTSFLTSFIITYTAIPMVLRVAQIRKIFDEPDERKIHKKTIPALGGVAMFSGLFFSIMFWSQPELFINLRWVILSLVIMFLLGLKDDIVSINPYKKLIGQIVAAMLVVVWGDIRLNSLHGLFGIYELIPAIDIVLSIFVMIVIVNAFNLIDGIDGLAGGIGVIASLVFGGMFLISNEPLLALISFSLTGALLAFLRYNFSPASIFMGDGGSLVTGFILAILCIRFININENLISETSHFPAPAIALAILIVPLADTLRVFIIRIMNKKSPFSADRNHIHHLLLNLRLNHKKAALTLYLMNILFIFMSFAFFHIGVNFLFFLVVVTAFIMSQIPYIILQNKKSEKKENGVLNLFWKR; encoded by the coding sequence ATGCTGAGTATACTAACAAGCTTTCTGACTTCTTTTATTATTACCTATACAGCAATTCCCATGGTTCTTAGAGTAGCTCAGATTCGAAAAATATTTGATGAACCAGACGAACGCAAAATTCATAAAAAAACAATTCCAGCACTAGGTGGGGTAGCTATGTTTTCAGGGCTTTTCTTTTCCATCATGTTCTGGAGCCAACCAGAATTATTTATTAACCTTCGCTGGGTAATACTCTCTCTAGTCATTATGTTCTTACTAGGATTGAAAGATGACATTGTTTCTATCAATCCTTATAAAAAGTTAATCGGCCAGATTGTAGCCGCAATGTTGGTTGTAGTATGGGGAGACATTCGGCTTAATAGCTTACATGGTTTATTTGGGATCTATGAACTAATTCCTGCTATTGATATTGTATTATCTATCTTTGTGATGATTGTCATAGTAAATGCATTCAATCTTATTGATGGTATAGATGGTTTAGCCGGTGGCATTGGTGTGATAGCTTCATTGGTATTTGGTGGCATGTTTTTAATTAGCAATGAACCATTATTAGCCTTGATTTCTTTTTCGCTAACAGGTGCTTTACTTGCTTTCTTAAGATATAATTTCTCTCCAGCTTCTATTTTTATGGGAGATGGAGGCTCTCTAGTAACAGGCTTTATTCTAGCTATCCTTTGTATACGTTTTATTAATATTAATGAAAACTTAATTAGTGAAACCAGTCATTTCCCAGCACCTGCTATTGCACTTGCTATTCTGATTGTTCCTTTAGCAGACACATTAAGAGTGTTTATTATTAGAATAATGAATAAAAAATCTCCATTCAGTGCAGATAGAAATCATATTCATCATCTATTATTAAACCTAAGATTAAACCATAAAAAAGCAGCTCTTACCTTATATTTAATGAATATACTTTTTATATTTATGTCATTTGCCTTTTTTCACATAGGAGTAAACTTTCTTTTCTTTTTAGTGGTGGTTACCGCATTTATCATGAGTCAAATACCATATATTATTTTACAAAATAAAAAGTCTGAAAAGAAAGAAAATGGAGTACTAAACCTATTTTGGAAAAGATAA
- a CDS encoding glycosyltransferase — protein MKKILIFSESFEPAYKGGGVPQSLVNLVKSLSNIFRFYVITLNHEYRAPKELLEGIETNQWTDVYNKGKVIYLTRETIGFQKIKNLIHSIQPDIIYLNGFHEFYFVIAPLYLAKQMNINVVMAPRGLLHPGALAIKPFKKKMYLELFKMANMHNKIRWHATDHQEILDVKKTFGQKAEVILANDTPDLTTYPITPIIKKSKSLKLVTISLLAPKKNHLLVLKLLSELNFLIEYDIYGHIYDQDYWLTCQNLIATLPSNIKVNYRGGIKPKEAYSILSRYHFFIMPTFGENFGHVIFESLNAGRPVIISDKTPWRNLENFGSGWDIPLERPDLLKEAIIEAFEMEQKQFDSLAEGAQKMAQRYIKESTFTEDYNTLFISND, from the coding sequence TTGAAGAAGATACTCATTTTTAGCGAGTCATTTGAGCCAGCTTATAAAGGTGGCGGAGTTCCACAATCATTAGTTAACCTTGTTAAAAGTCTTAGTAATATATTCCGGTTTTATGTAATTACATTGAATCATGAATATAGAGCACCTAAAGAACTATTAGAAGGAATAGAAACGAATCAATGGACAGATGTTTATAATAAAGGCAAGGTTATTTACTTAACTAGAGAAACAATCGGTTTTCAAAAAATAAAAAATCTCATTCATTCAATCCAACCAGATATTATTTATTTAAATGGATTTCATGAATTTTATTTTGTCATAGCGCCTCTGTATCTAGCCAAACAAATGAACATAAATGTAGTAATGGCCCCTCGGGGACTATTACATCCAGGTGCTCTGGCAATAAAACCTTTTAAAAAGAAAATGTATCTAGAACTTTTTAAAATGGCCAATATGCATAATAAAATAAGATGGCATGCTACTGACCATCAGGAAATATTAGATGTAAAAAAGACATTTGGCCAGAAAGCAGAAGTTATTTTAGCTAACGACACACCTGACTTAACAACCTATCCCATTACACCTATTATTAAAAAAAGTAAGAGTCTTAAGTTAGTTACTATTTCACTGCTGGCACCAAAAAAAAATCATTTGCTTGTTTTGAAATTATTGTCAGAACTGAATTTTCTGATAGAATATGATATTTATGGACATATATATGATCAAGATTACTGGCTAACCTGTCAAAATTTAATTGCAACCTTGCCATCGAACATAAAAGTAAATTATAGAGGTGGAATTAAGCCGAAAGAGGCCTATTCAATTTTATCGCGATATCATTTTTTTATTATGCCTACTTTCGGCGAAAATTTCGGGCATGTAATATTTGAGTCTCTAAACGCTGGCCGCCCTGTTATAATAAGTGATAAAACTCCTTGGAGAAACTTAGAAAATTTTGGTTCTGGCTGGGATATACCTTTAGAAAGACCAGACTTACTAAAAGAAGCAATCATTGAAGCATTTGAGATGGAGCAAAAACAATTTGATTCTTTAGCTGAGGGAGCACAAAAAATGGCACAACGTTATATCAAAGAATCAACATTCACTGAGGATTATAATACTTTATTTATAAGCAATGATTAG
- a CDS encoding glycosyltransferase family 4 protein, producing MKKISILVSHPSRQHVHQLCYALQQKGYLNKFTTSIWYKPDSFPFTIVPSLPSFFKKRLTGYLLKRYFKPLNNDLIYIFPYSEFIYRVLSIIFKKENVRWISYSDRLYDWYVSRQITKEKVNIVIGYENASLLTFKAAKNSGKITVLDLAQVHHKLIEKLRDEYTDFRKTLSSDTLFAETNSLKTEHYKYTDYVFTLSTFARQTLVDAGFPESRIYTLNLGFDPNNFALKSQYNTSATFKLLFAGTLTKRKGIHLFLEALRQLSLPDIQLTLVGPVADAQDVLDLYEGEYVHIPFLPHNELVTYYQNADVFIFPSYLDGWAMVVLEAMACGTPVIISENTGAKDAVAKGGGFIIPIDNIDAIKEKILFFYYNRDQIKKIGLQAYEIAQTYTWQSYYLQVNKAVEDISIRESQLIYS from the coding sequence ATGAAAAAAATCAGTATACTGGTATCACACCCCTCTAGGCAGCATGTACATCAGCTCTGCTATGCCTTACAACAAAAAGGATACCTCAATAAATTTACTACATCTATATGGTATAAACCTGATAGTTTCCCTTTTACAATAGTACCTTCATTACCTAGTTTTTTTAAGAAAAGGCTTACAGGCTACCTTCTAAAACGTTACTTTAAACCGCTTAATAATGATTTGATATATATATTTCCTTATTCAGAGTTTATATATAGAGTATTAAGTATTATTTTTAAAAAAGAAAATGTAAGATGGATTTCCTACAGTGATAGACTATATGACTGGTATGTATCGAGACAAATAACTAAAGAAAAAGTAAATATTGTCATTGGTTATGAAAACGCATCTTTATTAACTTTCAAAGCGGCAAAAAATTCTGGCAAAATAACAGTATTAGATTTGGCGCAGGTGCATCATAAATTGATAGAAAAATTACGGGATGAATATACTGATTTTAGAAAAACGCTATCGTCTGATACATTATTTGCAGAAACTAATTCGCTTAAAACCGAGCATTACAAGTATACAGATTATGTTTTTACCCTTTCTACTTTTGCTAGACAAACGTTAGTTGATGCAGGCTTTCCAGAGAGCCGAATCTATACATTGAATCTAGGTTTTGATCCAAATAATTTTGCTTTAAAATCACAGTATAATACCTCAGCCACCTTTAAACTACTTTTTGCAGGGACATTAACCAAACGAAAAGGTATACATCTCTTTCTAGAGGCTTTACGTCAACTGAGCTTACCGGATATACAACTTACTTTAGTAGGACCAGTGGCGGACGCACAAGATGTATTAGATTTATATGAAGGGGAGTATGTTCATATACCTTTTCTCCCACACAATGAGTTAGTAACTTATTACCAAAATGCTGATGTATTTATTTTCCCTTCTTATCTGGATGGATGGGCGATGGTGGTATTAGAAGCAATGGCATGTGGTACACCGGTAATTATTTCTGAAAACACTGGAGCTAAAGATGCAGTGGCTAAAGGAGGAGGTTTTATAATTCCGATTGATAATATAGATGCTATCAAAGAAAAGATATTATTCTTTTACTATAACCGTGATCAAATCAAGAAGATAGGCTTACAAGCTTATGAAATAGCTCAAACCTATACATGGCAAAGTTATTATTTACAGGTCAACAAAGCTGTTGAAGATATTTCAATCCGTGAGTCACAGCTTATCTATTCATAA
- a CDS encoding glycosyltransferase family 2 protein gives MHPGFSFVILTYNEKLHLPRLLSSIKDLHASIYILDSGSTDETLSIAKEFGATVLTNKFVNHPKQWDYALKNFSITTPWTIGLDADHIVSIELFKKLKEFDLLQIPKNVDGIYFNRKNFFKGRWIKHGGYFPKYLLKMFRTGIGYSDINENMDHRFVVPGKTLIWEKGYILEENLKENEIRFWIEKHNRYSDLTAIEEVERFEKLRKQQVKPDFFGSPDERIAFFKSIWWKLPLYIRPFLYFFYRFIFKLGILDGKQGWIFHFLQGFWFRLIVDIKIEEIKKIK, from the coding sequence ATGCATCCAGGTTTTTCATTTGTTATATTGACATATAATGAAAAATTACATCTTCCACGGTTATTATCTTCAATTAAAGATTTACATGCATCAATTTATATTTTGGACTCAGGAAGTACAGATGAGACTCTCTCTATTGCCAAAGAATTCGGTGCAACTGTACTTACAAACAAATTTGTAAATCACCCAAAACAATGGGATTACGCATTAAAAAATTTTAGTATAACAACACCCTGGACTATTGGCTTAGATGCTGACCATATCGTTAGTATTGAGTTATTTAAAAAATTAAAAGAGTTTGATCTGTTACAAATTCCTAAAAACGTTGATGGTATCTATTTTAATAGAAAAAATTTTTTTAAAGGACGTTGGATTAAACATGGTGGATATTTTCCTAAATATCTATTGAAGATGTTCCGGACAGGAATAGGCTATTCAGATATAAACGAAAATATGGATCATCGGTTTGTTGTACCTGGTAAAACACTTATTTGGGAAAAGGGATATATATTAGAGGAAAATCTAAAAGAGAATGAAATAAGATTTTGGATAGAAAAGCATAACAGATATAGTGATCTTACTGCCATTGAGGAAGTAGAGAGATTTGAAAAACTTAGAAAACAGCAGGTTAAACCTGATTTTTTTGGGAGCCCAGATGAAAGGATAGCATTTTTTAAAAGTATATGGTGGAAATTACCTCTATACATACGGCCATTTTTATATTTCTTTTATCGTTTTATTTTTAAATTAGGCATTTTGGATGGTAAACAAGGGTGGATATTTCATTTTTTACAAGGCTTCTGGTTCAGATTAATTGTCGATATTAAAATCGAAGAAATTAAAAAAATAAAATAA
- a CDS encoding glycosyltransferase family 2 protein, whose amino-acid sequence MKISIITVSFNSSKTIRDTIQSVLSQHYSNIEYIIVDGGSTDGTLDIIHSYEHKNIKWISEPDKGIYDAMNKGLSMSTGDIIGILNSDDFYLHRNVISKVAETFLETQAESVYSDLAYVDAINTNKIIRYWRSGSYKDGSFLQGWMPPHPTFFVKKEIYQKYSAFNLRFKSAADYELMLRLLHKHKITTAYIPDLTVMMRAGGKSNANLKSRLHANAEDRLAWKLNKLNPYPYTLLLKPLRKIEQYLFLSNKLQTLSKVYNFQTSYDFKTTLSSNYTN is encoded by the coding sequence ATGAAAATTTCAATTATCACTGTTTCTTTTAATAGCAGCAAAACTATTCGGGATACGATTCAATCAGTATTATCACAACATTATTCCAATATAGAATACATAATTGTGGATGGAGGCTCTACAGATGGAACATTAGATATTATTCACTCTTATGAGCATAAAAATATCAAATGGATATCTGAACCGGATAAAGGAATTTATGATGCTATGAATAAAGGATTGAGCATGTCTACAGGTGATATCATAGGCATTTTAAATTCAGATGATTTTTATTTGCACCGGAATGTAATTAGTAAGGTTGCTGAAACCTTTTTGGAAACTCAGGCCGAAAGTGTGTATAGTGATTTGGCTTATGTAGATGCCATAAATACAAATAAAATTATACGTTATTGGAGATCGGGTTCGTATAAGGATGGAAGTTTTTTGCAAGGCTGGATGCCTCCTCACCCAACATTTTTTGTAAAAAAAGAAATATATCAAAAATATAGCGCTTTCAATTTGCGATTTAAATCGGCAGCAGATTATGAATTGATGCTGCGCTTATTACACAAACATAAAATAACAACAGCTTATATACCTGATCTTACAGTAATGATGCGGGCAGGAGGAAAAAGCAATGCCAATTTGAAAAGCCGGTTACATGCTAATGCAGAAGACAGGCTGGCATGGAAATTAAATAAATTAAATCCCTATCCATATACTTTACTTTTGAAGCCGCTCCGAAAGATTGAGCAATACTTATTTCTTTCAAACAAATTACAAACCTTATCAAAGGTATATAATTTTCAAACTTCTTACGACTTCAAAACAACTCTAAGTTCAAACTACACAAATTAA